The proteins below come from a single Pieris brassicae chromosome 1, ilPieBrab1.1, whole genome shotgun sequence genomic window:
- the LOC123713818 gene encoding protein tipE isoform X1, with protein sequence MADEEEKLPIPPTFLEKLLFYTTATFVLLAIFSLFAFLFLVPFVIEPAFTTIFMQFDPVAALCVTTEVKQLFGVSNCSWASCREGCTKDLFECTQIRVNYKLGYAPNISATEYEELIRAERSLRKDYEYENYESPIDKIDPEMEQQELEDIAPTGLQGEDSEWYFTGARLFPNVKGCGYPPILNCTVFYGKYKPIGNNYTCYYSRIDPGLVITELDMWQNTLNLVYAMAIPIPSFIISVIYLTFAYFKIYNTEDESEQAPLQSDAEAMATGDDGKPTTPGSDTFREDLACFGHQLKLQLANDKPKDGFESNSPPISNSASLSGTKSSFVNA encoded by the exons ATGGCCGACGAAGAAGAAAAACTGCCGATACCTCCCACATTCCTTGAGAAACTTCTCTTCTACACAACAGCAACTTTCGTCCTTCTCGCAATCTTCAGTCTCTTTGCCTTCCTTTTTTTAGTACCATTCGTCATAGAACCAGCATTTACGACTATATTTATGCAGTTTGATCCTGTCGCAGCATTGTGTGTAACAACAGAAGTTAAACAGTTGTTTGGCGTGAGTAACTGCTCATGGGCATCATGCAGAGAAGGCTGCACTAAAGATCTTTTCGAGTGTACACAAATTAGAGTAAACTATAAACTGGGATACGCACCAAATATCTCAGCAACTGAATACGAGGAGCTTATCAGAGCTGAAAGATCTTTACGAAAAGATTACGAATACGAAAATTACGAGTCACCAATAGATAAAATAGATCCAGAAATGGAACAACAAGAATTAGAAGATATAGCACCGACTGGTCTACAAGGTGAAGACTCGGAATGGTACTTTACAGGAGCAAGATTATTTCCAAATGTTAAGGGATGCGGATATCCACCGATTTTGAATTGTACAGTATTCTATGGAAAGTATAAGCCAATTGGCAATAATTATACTTGCTACTATAGCCGAATTGATCCTGGATTAGTGATCACAGAATTAGATATGTGGCAGAACACGCTCAATTTAGTTTACGCCATGGCTATACCGATTCCATCCTTTATCATTTCGGTGATATACTTAACATTTGCGtacttcaaaatatataatactgaaGATGAATCCGAACAAGCGCCTTTACAGAGTGATGCGGAGGCAATGGCTACAGGAGATGATGGAAAGCCAACTACTCCTGGTTCGGACACGTTTAGAGAAGATCTAGCATGTTTTGGTCATCAATTGAAGTTACAACTAGCTAACGATAAGCCGAAAGATGGATTTGAATCAAATAGTCCTCCAATTTCAAATTCGGCTTCATTGTCTGG GACCAAATCATCTTTCGTGAACGCCTAA
- the LOC123710679 gene encoding dynein regulatory complex subunit 4, with translation MPPKGGKGAGKKAPAIIIDGVDTSEMTREKLEQFTLKVKEELDKEREERNYFQLERDKIRTFWEITRQQLEEAKAELRNRERATEESQEENEAILETEKQKIKHLKYEQQAAAAALRAENLVALKAAKEEFTEQELELLNDKRTLRQEIREKMLAAQDELRRAKLMHAEELSKTRSDFEERARQIEDKAERKLQETKVELTIKHRTEIAEVEERKNKQLSELIAHHERAFTDLKNYYNDITLNNLGLISSLKQQMEDMQKVKERSEKIARDAVAESKSLREPLEAAIIDNKELKRQMSNYDRDKAALAAKTKQLASLEKQFEVLKWEYEVLQVRFDRVLTERDELKARFSRAVLEVQQRASLKTALLETKLKNVEARDMGPREIHELLKLKDTQVEDLRYEAARLRKAHDDLLATYEAKLAKLGVPTEELGFKPLKAVAVAGLSPVIGQGPAGLVTKDQI, from the exons ATG CCACCAAAAGGAGGAAAAGGAGCAGGGAAGAAGGCGccag CAATTATTATCGATGGAGTCGACACATCTGAGATGACACGGGAGAAACTAGAGCAATTTACGCTCAAAGTAAAAGAAGAACTTGATAAGGAAAGAGAAGAAAGAAATTACTTTCAATTGGAAAGAGATAAAATAAGAACATTCTGGGAAATAACTAGACAACAGCTAGAAGAAGCTAAAGCAGAATTAAGAAATAGGGAACGTGCTACCGAAGAGTCGCAAGAGGAAAATGAAGCAATATTGGAAACAGAAAAGCaaaagataaaacatttaaaatatgaacagCAAGCAGCTGCAGCAGCTTTGAGGGCCGAAAATTTAGTAGCTCTAAAAGCAGCCAAAGAAGAATTTACGGAACAAGAGTTGGAGCTGCTGAATGATAAACGAACGCTAAGACAAGAGATTAGAGAAAAGATGTTAGCAGCTCAAGATGAACTTCGTCGCGCAAAGCTGATGCATGCCGAAGAATTATCGAAAACTCGATCAGATTTTGAAGAAAGAGCCCGACAGATTGAAGACAAAGCTGAAAGAAAACTTCAAGAAACAAAGGTAGAGTTGACAATAAAGCATAGAACAGAAATAGCAGAGGTTGAAGAAAGGAAGAACAAACAACTCTCAGAGCTCATTGCACATCATGAAAGGGCCTTTACGGATTTGAAGAATTATTACAATGACATTACACTAAATAATTTAG GATTGATAAGCAGTCTAAAACAACAAATGGAGGATATGCAAAAGGTAAAAGAAAGATCTGAAAAAATTGCAAGAGACGCTGTTGCAGAGAGTAAAAGTCTCCGGGAGCCTCTTGAAGCTGCAATTATAGACAACAAGGAATTAAAACGACAGATGTCCAACTATGATAGAGATAAAGCGGCTCTTGCT gCGAAAACGAAACAATTAGCCTCACTAGAAAAGCAATTCGAGGTATTGAAATGGGAATATGAAGTTTTACAAGTTCGATTCGATAGAGTACTAACGGAAAGGGATGAATTGAAAGCGAG GTTCTCAAGAGCAGTATTAGAAGTGCAACAACGCGCATCCTTAAAAACAGCCTTATTGGAAACGAAGTTGAAAAATGTGGAGGCCCGAGATATGGGACCAAGGGAAATACAT GAACTTCTCAAACTAAAAGATACACAGGTAGAAGATCTCCGATATGAAGCAGCAAGACTAAGAAAAGCGCACGATGATTTGTTGGCTACCTATGAAGCAAAGCTGGCAAAGTTGGGTGTACCGACTGAAGAACTTGGATTTAA ACCATTGAAAGCTGTTGCTGTCGCTGGATTATCTCCAGTTATTGGTCAGGGTCCTGCCGGATTGGTCACGAAAGACCAAATCTAG
- the LOC123710832 gene encoding uncharacterized protein LOC123710832 isoform X3, whose amino-acid sequence MIQNLITFTLYSAGFFSLVIVDYLLGNGFVDMFERIACKIICFVRKTIREEEKLVTTSTDAVISIPFLLTEVLLLGFSIAFLNKYKQMRFGEKIDELLKDSRDALRETNEFIEKWRLRRLNWQSANEYTYLDEEPQEIKPYELETLGTTRSQPERGDAGDTINITDSTLLSVTSLLDDDYESVAEPTSDENINFTLEKSLSDFKDRFLWDVMEEDE is encoded by the exons atgatacaaaatttaatcacATTTACGTTGTACAGTGCGGGTTTCTTCAGTTTAGTTATCGTCGATTATCTTCTTGGAAATGGCTTTGTGGACATGTTTGAAAGGATTGcgtgtaaaattatatgttttgtaaGGAAAACCATTCGGGAAGAGGAAAAACTGGTAACAACGAGCACAGATGCCGTTATTAGCATTCCGTTTTTACTAACTGAAGTTTTGTTACTTGGGTTTTCTATCGCA tttcttaataaatacaaacaaatgcGATTTGGAGAAAAAATTGATGAGCTTCTGAAAGACAGCCGGGATGCGTTGCGTGAAACAAACGAATTTATTGAAAAGTGGCGCCTGCGCagg CTTAATTGGCAGAGCGCTAACGAGTATACATATTTGGATGAAGAACCTCAGGAAATCAAGCCTTACGAATTGGAG ACGTTAGGAACAACTAGAAGTCAACCAGAACGAGGTGATGCAGgagatacaataaatattaccgATTCCACTCTTCTATCTGTAACATCGCTTTTAGATGATGACTACGAATCAGTGGCGGAACCAACGagtgatgaaaatattaattttactttggaAAAATCACTGTCTGATTTCAAAGACCGATTCTTATGGGACGTGATGGAAGAGGACGAGTGA
- the LOC123713818 gene encoding protein tipE isoform X2: protein MADEEEKLPIPPTFLEKLLFYTTATFVLLAIFSLFAFLFLVPFVIEPAFTTIFMQFDPVAALCVTTEVKQLFGVSNCSWASCREGCTKDLFECTQIRVNYKLGYAPNISATEYEELIRAERSLRKDYEYENYESPIDKIDPEMEQQELEDIAPTGLQGEDSEWYFTGARLFPNVKGCGYPPILNCTVFYGKYKPIGNNYTCYYSRIDPGLVITELDMWQNTLNLVYAMAIPIPSFIISVIYLTFAYFKIYNTEDESEQAPLQSDAEAMATGDDGKPTTPGSDTFREDLACFGHQLKLQLANDKPKDGFESNSPPISNSASLSG from the exons ATGGCCGACGAAGAAGAAAAACTGCCGATACCTCCCACATTCCTTGAGAAACTTCTCTTCTACACAACAGCAACTTTCGTCCTTCTCGCAATCTTCAGTCTCTTTGCCTTCCTTTTTTTAGTACCATTCGTCATAGAACCAGCATTTACGACTATATTTATGCAGTTTGATCCTGTCGCAGCATTGTGTGTAACAACAGAAGTTAAACAGTTGTTTGGCGTGAGTAACTGCTCATGGGCATCATGCAGAGAAGGCTGCACTAAAGATCTTTTCGAGTGTACACAAATTAGAGTAAACTATAAACTGGGATACGCACCAAATATCTCAGCAACTGAATACGAGGAGCTTATCAGAGCTGAAAGATCTTTACGAAAAGATTACGAATACGAAAATTACGAGTCACCAATAGATAAAATAGATCCAGAAATGGAACAACAAGAATTAGAAGATATAGCACCGACTGGTCTACAAGGTGAAGACTCGGAATGGTACTTTACAGGAGCAAGATTATTTCCAAATGTTAAGGGATGCGGATATCCACCGATTTTGAATTGTACAGTATTCTATGGAAAGTATAAGCCAATTGGCAATAATTATACTTGCTACTATAGCCGAATTGATCCTGGATTAGTGATCACAGAATTAGATATGTGGCAGAACACGCTCAATTTAGTTTACGCCATGGCTATACCGATTCCATCCTTTATCATTTCGGTGATATACTTAACATTTGCGtacttcaaaatatataatactgaaGATGAATCCGAACAAGCGCCTTTACAGAGTGATGCGGAGGCAATGGCTACAGGAGATGATGGAAAGCCAACTACTCCTGGTTCGGACACGTTTAGAGAAGATCTAGCATGTTTTGGTCATCAATTGAAGTTACAACTAGCTAACGATAAGCCGAAAGATGGATTTGAATCAAATAGTCCTCCAATTTCAAATTCGGCTTCATTGTCTGG ATGA
- the LOC123710832 gene encoding uncharacterized protein LOC123710832 isoform X1, which yields MIQNLITFTLYSAGFFSLVIVDYLLGNGFVDMFERIACKIICFVRKTIREEEKLVTTSTDAVISIPFLLTEVLLLGFSIAFLNKYKQMRFGEKIDELLKDSRDALRETNEFIEKWRLRRLNWQSANEYTYLDEEPQEIKPYELEVPILHMAIIDTLGTTRSQPERGDAGDTINITDSTLLSVTSLLDDDYESVAEPTSDENINFTLEKSLSDFKDRFLWDVMEEDE from the exons atgatacaaaatttaatcacATTTACGTTGTACAGTGCGGGTTTCTTCAGTTTAGTTATCGTCGATTATCTTCTTGGAAATGGCTTTGTGGACATGTTTGAAAGGATTGcgtgtaaaattatatgttttgtaaGGAAAACCATTCGGGAAGAGGAAAAACTGGTAACAACGAGCACAGATGCCGTTATTAGCATTCCGTTTTTACTAACTGAAGTTTTGTTACTTGGGTTTTCTATCGCA tttcttaataaatacaaacaaatgcGATTTGGAGAAAAAATTGATGAGCTTCTGAAAGACAGCCGGGATGCGTTGCGTGAAACAAACGAATTTATTGAAAAGTGGCGCCTGCGCagg CTTAATTGGCAGAGCGCTAACGAGTATACATATTTGGATGAAGAACCTCAGGAAATCAAGCCTTACGAATTGGAGGTGCCTATTTTGCACATGGCTATAATAGAT ACGTTAGGAACAACTAGAAGTCAACCAGAACGAGGTGATGCAGgagatacaataaatattaccgATTCCACTCTTCTATCTGTAACATCGCTTTTAGATGATGACTACGAATCAGTGGCGGAACCAACGagtgatgaaaatattaattttactttggaAAAATCACTGTCTGATTTCAAAGACCGATTCTTATGGGACGTGATGGAAGAGGACGAGTGA
- the LOC123710832 gene encoding uncharacterized protein LOC123710832 isoform X2 encodes MIQNLITFTLYSAGFFSLVIVDYLLGNGFVDMFERIACKIICFVRKTIREEEKLVTTSTDAVISIPFLLTEVLLLGFSIAFLNKYKQMRFGEKIDELLKDSRDALRETNEFIEKWRLRRSANEYTYLDEEPQEIKPYELEVPILHMAIIDTLGTTRSQPERGDAGDTINITDSTLLSVTSLLDDDYESVAEPTSDENINFTLEKSLSDFKDRFLWDVMEEDE; translated from the exons atgatacaaaatttaatcacATTTACGTTGTACAGTGCGGGTTTCTTCAGTTTAGTTATCGTCGATTATCTTCTTGGAAATGGCTTTGTGGACATGTTTGAAAGGATTGcgtgtaaaattatatgttttgtaaGGAAAACCATTCGGGAAGAGGAAAAACTGGTAACAACGAGCACAGATGCCGTTATTAGCATTCCGTTTTTACTAACTGAAGTTTTGTTACTTGGGTTTTCTATCGCA tttcttaataaatacaaacaaatgcGATTTGGAGAAAAAATTGATGAGCTTCTGAAAGACAGCCGGGATGCGTTGCGTGAAACAAACGAATTTATTGAAAAGTGGCGCCTGCGCagg AGCGCTAACGAGTATACATATTTGGATGAAGAACCTCAGGAAATCAAGCCTTACGAATTGGAGGTGCCTATTTTGCACATGGCTATAATAGAT ACGTTAGGAACAACTAGAAGTCAACCAGAACGAGGTGATGCAGgagatacaataaatattaccgATTCCACTCTTCTATCTGTAACATCGCTTTTAGATGATGACTACGAATCAGTGGCGGAACCAACGagtgatgaaaatattaattttactttggaAAAATCACTGTCTGATTTCAAAGACCGATTCTTATGGGACGTGATGGAAGAGGACGAGTGA